From Zavarzinella sp., one genomic window encodes:
- a CDS encoding CDP-alcohol phosphatidyltransferase family protein: MFDAPIRKRIDPMLDRFARILGTCGLNANLVTIGGFVIGMGGCLAIVYHHYLLALVLIACNRIADGLDGSLARRTGATDLGGFLDIVLDTIFYSAVPFAFAIAHPEYWLPAMFLIYSFVGTGGSFLAYAIIAEKRKHTSAIQQKKSFFYSVGLMEGTETILFFVLFCIFPAEFPTLAWVFGSLCWLTTILRILNGWRTFRIFSEGH; encoded by the coding sequence ATGTTTGATGCACCTATCCGCAAGCGGATCGACCCAATGCTGGATCGTTTCGCACGGATTCTCGGAACTTGCGGGCTAAACGCAAACCTGGTAACAATTGGCGGTTTTGTAATAGGCATGGGTGGTTGTCTGGCGATTGTTTACCACCATTACCTGCTGGCACTGGTGCTGATTGCGTGTAATCGCATTGCCGATGGATTAGATGGCAGCCTGGCTCGCAGAACAGGTGCCACTGACCTGGGTGGTTTTCTGGATATTGTGCTTGATACCATATTTTATTCGGCAGTGCCTTTTGCATTTGCGATCGCTCACCCGGAATACTGGCTGCCCGCCATGTTTCTGATCTACAGTTTTGTAGGCACTGGTGGGTCGTTTCTTGCATATGCCATCATTGCAGAAAAGCGAAAGCACACCTCAGCCATTCAGCAGAAAAAATCGTTCTTTTATTCTGTCGGGTTGATGGAAGGAACAGAAACAATTCTGTTCTTCGTGTTATTCTGCATTTTTCCAGCAGAATTCCCCACCCTGGCATGGGTGTTTGGTTCCTTGTGCTGGTTGACAACAATTTTGCGTATCCTGAATGGTTGGCGGACATTCCGCATCTTTTCGGAGGGTCACTGA